The Paenibacillus pabuli DNA segment CAAGAACAGAAAAGACCGCATCCACTTTTTCCTTTTTCACGACATGGTCGACATCCGTATACCGGGTTACTTCGCCCTGCACGATCTTTAAGTTTGGATGAGAAATGCCTAGTTTGGAAGGATTTCTGACAAATGCAATTACGGTATGTCCTTCACTCAGCGCACGCTGCAGCAGCTCCTTGCCTGTTCTTCCGGTCGCTCCAAATATGATGATGTTCATGCGTCTCACATCCATTCCTTGTTGTTTTTTTACATAAGGCCTTTGTACGAATACGAGCGAATCAATGAGAATTGTTTGGCCAGAAAATGAGGTGCATAAGGCATGTCATTGCGAAGCCAAGCCACAATGGTTCCAATCAGGGCCGAAGAGGTGTACCAGATCGCAATTTCCTTATGGATGCCTGCCTGCGCAAAAGCACTTTCCATCTCCATTTTTTCGATCTTTTCAGTAACGAGTCTAGTTAACAATTTCAACAGTCGCTCTGTGAAAATAGGGGTTCGTTTGGAAGCTAGCACAACACGATAGAATTTGGGATGATCAGCAAAATGCTCCAATACTTTCACCAGAACTGGCCAGGCCTCCTCTGTTTCATTATTGTCAAACCGGTGATACTGATCAATGATCCGTTCAATATGTTCGTTCATCTCGTCCGCCAACTTCTCCATCATATCCGTAATATCACGATAATGAAGATAGAAGGTTACCCGGTTAATGGTTGCACGTTCGGCAATCCGGTTCACCGTTAATTTTTCGATATCCATTTCCTGCATCAGATCTACGAAGGCATCCCGTATGAGTTGCCTTGTCCGGAGTATTCGCGGATCGGTAGCGGCCTTGTTATCGTTTTTCATTCTATTCACTCCTTATTTCAGAAAATTACAATTTTAAATAATGAGTCGTTTATTTTCTTAATAAGCTACAAATTTATTAATTCTGTAAAATAAGCAACGAATATACCCAGAGGTGTAAATTGTAATCTGCGGGAATATGTATATAATTCAATAAATACAATGTAAACTATACAACACGTTGTAAATTTAGTCACGTGTAGATTGAAAGGATGGAATGGATTGAGTCAGGCTAGATTAGATGATGAGAAAAACATCAAAAAAGGTCCCATACTGTTTGTCATGATTCTGGGTGCATTTCTTGCCACGTTGAATCAAACCCTCATGAGTGTTGCCACTCCGGAGTTGATGGGTGATTTTAATATCTCCGCGACAACAGCGCAATGGTTAACAACCGGCTACATGCTGGTGAATGGAGTACTTATTCCAATTACTGCGTATTTCATGCAGCGCTTCTCGACAAGACAGCTCTTTCAGGCTTCTATGTTCATATTCCTGATCGGTACAATCATATCGGCACTCGCAACCAACTTCGGTACACTGCTTACAGGTCGTATGGTGCAGGCTGCTGGAGCAGGTATTATCATGCCGCTGCTGATGCATGTCATTCTCACGCTGTTCTCTCCTGAGAAACGGGGAGCTGCCATGGGTATGGTCGGTTTCGCGGTCATTTTCGCCCCGGCAATCGGACCTACCTTAGCTGGCTACGTGCTTGAGAACTATTCGTGGCAAACGATGTTTTATGCGATGATCCCATTGACGGTCATTGTTATCGGATGTGCGTTTGTGTATCTGAAAAATGTATCCGAGCGCATTGATACCAAGTTTGATACGCTTAGTGTAGCGTTATCGACAATTGGTTTTGGTGCATTATTGTATGGGTTCAGCCGCGCGGGAGGCCTGGGATGGTCCAGTGCCGAAGTGCTCATCTGTCTTACGGCAGGAATTGTGTCCCTCGCCTTATTCACTTGGCGTCAGCTTGTTTCTGCAACCCCGCTGCTCGACCTTCGTGCGTTCAAGTATAATATGTTCTCCTTGACCACGATCATTAATATCGCAATTACCATGATCATGTATGCAGACATGATGCTGCTGCCTCTGTATCTTCAAAATGCCCGTGGTTACACCGCACTGGAATCCGGTTTATTACTGCTTCCAGGTGCTCTCGTCATGGGATTCCTGATGCCGGTTACTGGACGTTTGTTCGACCGATTTGGAGCAAAATGGCTTGCCATCATTGGTATGGTGATTACGATCGTAACGACGATCGGCTTTATCGATCTGACGGATTCAACCAGCTACACTTATCTGGTTCTGATGTCTACCGGACGCCGAATTGGTATGGCTCTGCTCATGATGCCAATTCAAACGGCAGGTCTGAACCAGCTGCCGCCAAGACTCGGTCCACATGGTACAGCCATCTCTAATACAGTCAGACAGGTCGCTGGTGCGGTCGGTACTTCATTGCTCGTAAGTGTCATGACCAGTCGTACCACGACCCATGCACAGGATATGATCGCAAGTGGTGCTGCGAACAGCTTGTCCCGGGAGCAATTGGCAATGGAATCCATGATCCAGGGAATCAACGATGCTTATGTCGTAATCATTGGCATAGCAGTCGTTGGACTCGCTCTCTCCTTCTTTATTAAACGTACGAAACAAGCAAAAGAAGAAGAAGCCAAAATGCCTGTTAGACAGAAAGTTTCCATGAACTCGAATTAAACAGGAAAGATAGAAAAGCGGCAGATCAGGACGAATTCCATGTCCAGTCTGCCGCTTTTTTCTTGATTTATCATGAGCATTTCCTATTCAAATATCTTCAGCGGTAAATGCGTCAAGGATTGTCCTGGAGCTGAGGTCGACAGATTCCGTTCAAGCTCAAATGTGTCCACAGCTTCAATCCGTGCAACCCTCTCCACAAAGGCTGTTAATACAAGAGTAAGTTCCATCCTTGCCAGTGGTGCCCCAAGGCAAAAGTGCGGGCCATTGCCAAAAGTGAGATGTTTTTTATTGTTGCGACGATGAATGTCAATTTCAAACGGGTGATCAAACATTCGCTCGTCCATATTCGCCGCGCTCATCCAGGAGATGACGACATCCCCTTTTTTCAGATCAACACCAAGCAACTGGTTGTCCTTCTTGACTGTTCGATGTCTTTTCGCATTATGGAATCGGTATCGAAGCATTTCTTCCACAGCAAGCGGAACCAGATCCGGGTTCTGTCTTAACTCGCCGTATAAATCCCCCTCGTCGTACAAGAAAGAATAGAATGTGCTCGAGACCATATGGCTCGTCGTTTCTATGCCAGCACCAAGCAGGAGCATCGTTGTTCGAACGACTTCATCTTCAGTGAACTTTTCTCCCTCCACATCGACGTTCAACAAATCGGTAATGATGTCCTCTCCGGGATTTTCCCGCTTCTTCACTACGAGAGGATACAGGAATTGATAATATTCCTGAGCAGCAGCCTGTTTCTTTATTTCACTTTCTTGTGCGTTCTCTTGTGTGGTAGGTTGGAACAGGATATCCACCCAGCTTTTGAACCGGTGGCTGTCCGTGAGCGGGATCCCGAGCAAGTCCGCCATGACCATGGCAGGCAGTGGAGCAGCAAGCTTTTCAACGATATCAATGGTTGTATTAAACTCCAGGTCTTCCACCAGCTGCTTCGCAATGTTGCGAATTCGCGGTTCCCAGTTTTTGAGACTGCGGGGTGTAAAGGCTGCGGATAACAATGAACGGCTTTTTTGATGCCTTGGCGGGTCAATGCTTGAGATGTTTAGTTTGTCCGGAGGTGTGCCTTCCTTGTTCTTCGCCCCTACGGCTATGGTTGTTCGGGTGCCTTCAGCTGAGAAATATTCATGATTGCTTAGAACCTGTTTAACATCATCATACCTGAACACATTCCAGGTGTCGGTATCTTCATGGTAGTGCACTGGACTTTCGGACAACATCTTTTGATACCACTGAATCGGGAAGAACTCCTCGGATCTGGACTGGAATCTGGTGATATCCTCCACTCGAATCACTTCTTTGTACATGCTGATGCCACCTCCTGAAATAAATTCTTGTTTGGCTGTTGTCGACTACGGGTTCTCGCCGCGGTAGATCGTTTGCCTCACTCCTCCTTCATCGGTACATGAATTGACAGTTCAGCACCTAGTTAAATTTTATACGAATCGTATAATTTTTGATATAAACCATTTGAACCAAATTAAAAAACCCTCTTATAAGAGGGTTTTAATTATACGACTTGTATATTATATAGTTTGATTAATTGTTTGTTAGCTATTTTGCAATCTCGATCATTCCGTTCATTTCAATAAACCACCAGCATGTCTGAGCAATCTTTCTTGATTGCATCTGTTCACATCCAGAATCAAAAGCAGCCTGAAAAGCTGTTAACGTAATCTTCAGCATGGAAAAATTAAGCGGTTCTTCCCGGAACAAGGACCATAGTCCTTGGGTTAATTCCTTGGCCTGGATGGATACGTTAGATTTCTGAATAGACCGGTTGAACTTGTCCAGCTCGGCAAGCAGATGTTGTTTATCCGGTACGTTCTGCTTGAATTCAGGATCGATAACAGCCAGACTTGCCGCATCAATGATATGTTCCTGTTTGTTCACCAAGTCTCTCAGCAGAACCTCGGTATAGTTCAGGACCTTCGGCACTAGTGCTTTCCAATGAGGCTGGTTCAGATGAAAGTTTCTCCACGTATTCGAAATCTGGTGAACCATCCCAAAACAAAAAATGGCCCCTTCACAGGCGTATGGTCTAACCTCTTCACCAAATAACTGTACAAGTCGTCCAGCCAGCCAGTTTAACTGGATTCTGGTTAGATTTTCGACATCAAATTCCCCGGAATAAAAGCCTGTCCAAAACAACTCAACTACTCGCTGTTTGTCCGGCGATATCATCGGCACCACGATCTGGTCTACCAGTAAGTCAAAA contains these protein-coding regions:
- a CDS encoding TetR/AcrR family transcriptional regulator, producing MKNDNKAATDPRILRTRQLIRDAFVDLMQEMDIEKLTVNRIAERATINRVTFYLHYRDITDMMEKLADEMNEHIERIIDQYHRFDNNETEEAWPVLVKVLEHFADHPKFYRVVLASKRTPIFTERLLKLLTRLVTEKIEKMEMESAFAQAGIHKEIAIWYTSSALIGTIVAWLRNDMPYAPHFLAKQFSLIRSYSYKGLM
- a CDS encoding DHA2 family efflux MFS transporter permease subunit; the encoded protein is MILGAFLATLNQTLMSVATPELMGDFNISATTAQWLTTGYMLVNGVLIPITAYFMQRFSTRQLFQASMFIFLIGTIISALATNFGTLLTGRMVQAAGAGIIMPLLMHVILTLFSPEKRGAAMGMVGFAVIFAPAIGPTLAGYVLENYSWQTMFYAMIPLTVIVIGCAFVYLKNVSERIDTKFDTLSVALSTIGFGALLYGFSRAGGLGWSSAEVLICLTAGIVSLALFTWRQLVSATPLLDLRAFKYNMFSLTTIINIAITMIMYADMMLLPLYLQNARGYTALESGLLLLPGALVMGFLMPVTGRLFDRFGAKWLAIIGMVITIVTTIGFIDLTDSTSYTYLVLMSTGRRIGMALLMMPIQTAGLNQLPPRLGPHGTAISNTVRQVAGAVGTSLLVSVMTSRTTTHAQDMIASGAANSLSREQLAMESMIQGINDAYVVIIGIAVVGLALSFFIKRTKQAKEEEAKMPVRQKVSMNSN
- a CDS encoding cytochrome P450 yields the protein MYKEVIRVEDITRFQSRSEEFFPIQWYQKMLSESPVHYHEDTDTWNVFRYDDVKQVLSNHEYFSAEGTRTTIAVGAKNKEGTPPDKLNISSIDPPRHQKSRSLLSAAFTPRSLKNWEPRIRNIAKQLVEDLEFNTTIDIVEKLAAPLPAMVMADLLGIPLTDSHRFKSWVDILFQPTTQENAQESEIKKQAAAQEYYQFLYPLVVKKRENPGEDIITDLLNVDVEGEKFTEDEVVRTTMLLLGAGIETTSHMVSSTFYSFLYDEGDLYGELRQNPDLVPLAVEEMLRYRFHNAKRHRTVKKDNQLLGVDLKKGDVVISWMSAANMDERMFDHPFEIDIHRRNNKKHLTFGNGPHFCLGAPLARMELTLVLTAFVERVARIEAVDTFELERNLSTSAPGQSLTHLPLKIFE
- a CDS encoding TetR/AcrR family transcriptional regulator, coding for MNKRKQLLLDTALVLFEKNGVSNTTIQMILDHSGVSKGTFYKFFSSKDDCVLAILEQRIQEDMMIRQELEAQKYSSDFDLLVDQIVVPMISPDKQRVVELFWTGFYSGEFDVENLTRIQLNWLAGRLVQLFGEEVRPYACEGAIFCFGMVHQISNTWRNFHLNQPHWKALVPKVLNYTEVLLRDLVNKQEHIIDAASLAVIDPEFKQNVPDKQHLLAELDKFNRSIQKSNVSIQAKELTQGLWSLFREEPLNFSMLKITLTAFQAAFDSGCEQMQSRKIAQTCWWFIEMNGMIEIAK